A single Sulfurimonas aquatica DNA region contains:
- a CDS encoding type II/IV secretion system protein, producing MALVNDQFSTTDTNWYKQRWQIAFSASAAADNQPAYTIYADTSGSSTGDADKEEVALNPENSAQLMTGGYSGDNKMDINHADFIGMKKLNLGLSYGVDSITLSSTCKVSGSTRIAFDHLGRPIKGKLGGASGGGNAEAYESDNLIQDNCIIVLKDADDNNVSIIVRPETGYATVAF from the coding sequence TTGGCATTAGTTAATGATCAGTTTAGTACAACCGATACCAATTGGTATAAGCAAAGATGGCAAATTGCATTCTCAGCATCAGCTGCAGCTGATAATCAACCAGCATATACTATTTATGCTGACACATCAGGAAGTAGTACTGGTGATGCAGATAAAGAAGAAGTGGCACTAAATCCTGAAAATTCTGCTCAACTTATGACCGGTGGATATAGCGGTGATAACAAAATGGATATTAATCATGCAGATTTTATAGGTATGAAAAAATTAAATCTTGGCTTAAGTTACGGAGTAGATTCTATAACATTGTCATCAACATGTAAGGTTAGTGGAAGTACAAGAATAGCATTTGATCATCTGGGTAGACCAATAAAAGGTAAACTTGGTGGAGCCAGTGGTGGAGGAAATGCGGAAGCATATGAAAGTGATAATTTAATTCAAGATAATTGTATAATAGTACTCAAAGATGCAGATGATAATAATGTATCTATTATAGTTAGACCAGAAACTGGATATGCTACTGTTGCATTTTAA
- a CDS encoding citrate/2-methylcitrate synthase, with protein MEQLYTKDTQAIFWNNNKTAIQRMLDYDYTIQRKTPSVAAIVAPTSGNKFEKFFFGPDEVMIPLFKTTADAKAAQPQADVLLNFASFRTAYDVTMEALKIGGFSSIMITAEGIPERLARGMNEKARALGVTVIGPATVGAITPGAFKVANIGGTITNIVNSKLHRAGSCGLVTRSGGLFNELSNIIAINADGIAEGVAIGGDRFVGSVFIDNLLRMEKNPEVKYMILLGEVGGTEEYKVIEAIKDGRITKPVIAWCIGTIAKYYDSGVQFGHAGASANAESETAEFKNRAMAEAGIHVPASFNELPAMIKKVFTDLNLADIPEPAMSVCPTVRRSKEFICTISDDRGDEATYAGFPISSVATPDTGKGIGDVVSLLWFKKQYPKWATDFIETVIKTVADHGPAVSGAHNAKVTARAGKSVVESLVTGLLTIGPRFGGAIDGAAEHFKYADDNGLTPKEFLGYMKKEGIPIPGIGHRIKSLKNPDLRVTGLMNYAAEHFPSTPLLDYARTVEALTTSKKENLILNVDGTIGILMVDMWRALGYSEEDINEFISSGTLNAFFIVGRSIGFIGHVLDEKRLAMPMYRHPMDDILYDVPVAEKI; from the coding sequence ATGGAACAACTATATACAAAAGACACACAAGCTATTTTTTGGAATAATAATAAAACTGCTATCCAAAGAATGTTAGATTACGATTATACAATTCAAAGAAAAACTCCTTCAGTAGCTGCAATTGTTGCACCAACAAGTGGAAATAAATTTGAGAAGTTCTTTTTTGGACCAGATGAAGTTATGATTCCTCTTTTCAAAACTACTGCGGATGCTAAAGCTGCTCAGCCACAAGCTGATGTACTTTTAAACTTTGCATCATTTAGAACTGCTTATGATGTAACTATGGAAGCTTTAAAAATTGGTGGTTTTTCATCTATAATGATTACTGCTGAAGGTATTCCTGAGCGTCTAGCACGTGGTATGAATGAAAAAGCAAGAGCATTAGGTGTAACTGTTATCGGGCCAGCAACTGTTGGTGCTATAACTCCAGGTGCGTTTAAAGTTGCAAATATTGGTGGTACTATTACAAATATCGTTAACTCTAAACTTCACCGTGCAGGTTCTTGTGGACTTGTTACTCGTTCAGGTGGTCTGTTTAATGAGCTTTCTAACATAATCGCTATTAACGCTGATGGTATTGCTGAGGGCGTTGCTATTGGTGGAGATAGATTTGTTGGATCGGTTTTCATTGACAATCTTCTTAGAATGGAGAAAAATCCAGAAGTTAAATATATGATTCTTCTTGGTGAAGTTGGTGGTACGGAAGAGTATAAAGTAATTGAAGCTATCAAAGATGGTCGTATTACTAAGCCAGTTATTGCATGGTGTATTGGTACAATCGCTAAGTATTATGACTCTGGCGTTCAGTTTGGTCATGCAGGTGCATCTGCAAATGCTGAGTCTGAAACTGCTGAGTTTAAAAACAGAGCAATGGCTGAAGCAGGTATACATGTACCAGCCTCATTCAATGAACTACCTGCAATGATAAAAAAAGTATTTACTGATCTTAACTTAGCAGATATTCCAGAGCCAGCTATGAGTGTATGTCCTACTGTTAGAAGAAGTAAAGAGTTTATCTGTACTATTTCTGATGATCGTGGTGATGAGGCTACTTATGCAGGTTTCCCAATATCTTCAGTTGCTACTCCAGATACTGGCAAAGGCATTGGTGATGTTGTATCACTTTTATGGTTCAAAAAACAGTATCCAAAATGGGCTACAGACTTTATCGAAACTGTAATTAAAACTGTTGCAGATCATGGTCCTGCTGTTTCTGGTGCTCACAATGCAAAAGTAACTGCACGTGCTGGTAAATCAGTTGTTGAGTCACTTGTAACTGGTCTTTTAACAATTGGTCCACGTTTTGGTGGAGCTATAGATGGTGCAGCTGAGCACTTCAAATATGCAGATGACAATGGACTAACTCCAAAAGAATTCTTAGGTTATATGAAAAAAGAAGGTATTCCAATTCCAGGTATTGGTCACCGTATTAAGTCACTTAAAAATCCAGACTTACGTGTAACTGGTCTTATGAATTATGCAGCAGAGCATTTTCCATCAACTCCACTATTAGACTATGCAAGAACTGTTGAAGCTCTTACTACATCTAAAAAAGAGAACCTTATCTTAAATGTTGATGGTACTATTGGTATCTTAATGGTAGATATGTGGAGAGCTTTAGGTTATTCTGAAGAAGATATAAATGAATTTATCTCTTCTGGTACGCTGAACGCATTCTTTATTGTTGGTCGTTCAATCGGTTTCATCGGTCATGTACTAGATGAAAAACGTCTTGCTATGCCAATGTATAGACATCCAATGGATGATATCTTATATGATGTTCCTGTAGCTGAAAAGATATAA
- a CDS encoding ATP citrate lyase citrate-binding domain-containing protein, translated as MAQKAIREYDAKSILAKHWDKYFPDFTYAYETVMVQNGSELTEAAKDKKWLNEKALVAKPDMLFGKRGKNDLVLFRDTKPGDVSLAKATSWIDEKSSEKQSVYFSFDGDTPTGEPSVDMLTHFIVEPFTPHEQAEEYYISATVVGDMDMLYMSAEGGMEVEEGWDDKVTEVAFAITDTEEQIASKIKANIPADVAQKDKAAYAEFAIGFFKAYRELNFAYLEINPFVMQGNKIELLDMVAKLDDTAGFMMVEEWGDIEYPTAFGMEAKSPEVEAIEEADAKTGASLKLTLLKPEARIWTMVAGGGASVVYADTIADMAGIDDLANYGEYSGGPTTGETKFYAETLLDLMTREKDPQGRGKVMIIGGAIANFTDVAKTFTGIIQAFEVYAEKMKAVDLKIYVRRGGPNYEKGLKDIKEAADRLGLYIEVYGPETHVTDIVRMALEK; from the coding sequence ATGGCTCAAAAAGCGATACGCGAATATGATGCTAAGTCTATCTTAGCAAAACACTGGGATAAATATTTTCCAGACTTTACTTATGCATACGAAACAGTTATGGTTCAAAATGGATCAGAATTAACTGAGGCAGCAAAAGATAAAAAGTGGTTAAATGAGAAAGCACTAGTTGCTAAACCAGATATGTTGTTTGGTAAACGTGGTAAAAATGATTTAGTTTTATTTAGAGATACTAAACCAGGTGATGTTTCTTTAGCTAAGGCTACTTCATGGATTGATGAAAAATCTAGTGAAAAACAATCAGTTTATTTCTCATTTGATGGAGATACACCAACTGGTGAGCCATCTGTAGATATGTTAACACATTTTATTGTTGAGCCATTTACTCCACATGAACAAGCAGAAGAGTACTATATCTCTGCAACTGTAGTTGGAGATATGGACATGCTTTATATGTCTGCTGAAGGTGGTATGGAAGTTGAAGAGGGTTGGGATGATAAAGTTACTGAAGTAGCTTTTGCAATTACTGATACTGAAGAACAAATAGCTAGTAAAATCAAGGCAAATATTCCTGCTGATGTTGCCCAAAAAGACAAAGCAGCTTATGCTGAATTTGCTATTGGTTTCTTTAAAGCATACCGCGAATTAAATTTCGCATATTTAGAGATCAACCCTTTTGTTATGCAAGGTAACAAAATCGAGCTATTAGACATGGTTGCTAAGCTTGATGATACAGCTGGTTTCATGATGGTAGAGGAGTGGGGTGACATTGAGTATCCTACTGCATTTGGTATGGAAGCTAAATCTCCTGAAGTTGAAGCTATTGAAGAAGCTGATGCTAAAACAGGTGCTTCACTTAAACTTACACTACTTAAACCAGAAGCTAGAATCTGGACTATGGTTGCTGGTGGTGGTGCTTCTGTTGTTTATGCAGATACTATTGCTGATATGGCGGGTATTGATGACCTTGCTAACTACGGTGAGTACTCAGGTGGTCCAACTACTGGTGAGACAAAGTTTTATGCTGAAACACTTCTTGACTTAATGACTAGAGAAAAAGATCCTCAAGGTCGTGGTAAAGTTATGATCATCGGTGGAGCTATTGCAAACTTTACGGATGTTGCAAAAACATTTACAGGTATTATTCAAGCATTTGAAGTATATGCTGAAAAAATGAAAGCAGTAGATCTTAAAATTTATGTAAGACGTGGTGGACCAAACTATGAAAAAGGTCTTAAAGATATTAAAGAAGCTGCAGATAGACTAGGTCTATACATAGAAGTTTACGGACCAGAAACACATGTTACAGACATCGTTCGTATGGCACTAGAGAAGTAA
- a CDS encoding aminodeoxychorismate/anthranilate synthase component II: MILMIDNYDSFTYNIVQYCRELGADLKVIRNDEMSVEEIEKLNPEKIIISPGPASPDEAGVTLEVIKYFADKLPILGICLGHQSIAQVFGGDVVRAKNMMHGKTSIMKQNGSCEIFKDLPEEFVATRYHSLIVDKNTLPIIIEPKAYSTDDSEIMALKIKDKDIYGVQFHPESIMSEYGHEMIGNFLKL; encoded by the coding sequence ATGATATTAATGATTGATAATTATGATAGTTTTACATATAACATAGTTCAGTATTGTCGTGAACTTGGTGCAGATTTAAAAGTTATAAGAAATGATGAGATGAGTGTTGAGGAGATAGAAAAGCTAAATCCTGAAAAAATCATCATTTCACCTGGTCCAGCCTCTCCAGATGAAGCAGGTGTTACACTCGAAGTTATAAAATACTTTGCAGATAAACTTCCTATACTTGGAATTTGTCTTGGTCATCAAAGCATCGCACAAGTTTTTGGTGGAGATGTTGTCCGTGCAAAAAATATGATGCATGGAAAAACATCAATTATGAAGCAAAATGGTAGCTGTGAGATATTTAAAGATTTACCTGAGGAGTTTGTTGCCACACGCTATCATTCTCTAATAGTTGATAAAAACACTCTGCCTATTATTATAGAACCAAAAGCATATAGCACGGACGATAGTGAAATCATGGCACTCAAAATAAAAGATAAAGATATCTATGGCGTTCAATTTCATCCTGAGTCTATCATGAGTGAATATGGCCATGAAATGATAGGTAACTTCTTAAAACTATGA
- a CDS encoding ComEA family DNA-binding protein, giving the protein MKILAIVALGASFLFGAVDINTAKEKELMTLKGIGAKKATAIVTYRKKHCFKSVNDLTSVKGIGAKFIDNNKKNLSASKCKK; this is encoded by the coding sequence ATGAAAATTTTAGCGATTGTAGCATTAGGGGCGAGTTTCTTGTTTGGAGCAGTAGATATTAACACTGCAAAAGAGAAAGAGTTGATGACACTTAAAGGCATAGGTGCAAAAAAAGCTACAGCAATAGTTACTTATAGAAAAAAGCATTGTTTTAAAAGCGTAAATGACTTAACGTCAGTTAAGGGTATTGGGGCTAAGTTTATAGATAATAATAAAAAGAACCTCTCTGCTAGCAAGTGTAAAAAATAG
- a CDS encoding DNA ligase, with protein MKSLILTLLFSTLLFAQKPDLLLLSNYEEEQNINGWYMSEKLDGVRAYWDGNKLISRSGKLFATPDFFTKDFPKHNLDGELWSKRGDFEAIVSIVNQKSPHPGWDNITYNIFEVPQSDGNLTTRLSKVIQSNYVKLILQIKIQNKEHLKEFLHKIERLGGEGVVIRDGSLPYFTGRGKNASKVKSYIDDECIVVGYNRGNGKFQDMVGSLSCRLKDKRVIKIGSGLSEKERVNPPKIGTLITFKYYGLTSKGNPRFPVFMRVRELTTSTDSHE; from the coding sequence ATGAAATCACTTATTTTAACTTTACTCTTTTCTACCCTTTTATTTGCTCAAAAACCTGATTTATTGCTCTTGAGTAACTATGAAGAGGAACAAAATATCAATGGTTGGTATATGAGTGAGAAGCTAGATGGTGTGAGAGCTTATTGGGATGGGAATAAACTTATTTCGAGGAGTGGCAAACTGTTTGCTACTCCCGACTTTTTTACAAAAGATTTTCCAAAGCACAACCTTGATGGTGAACTCTGGAGTAAAAGGGGCGATTTTGAGGCTATAGTTTCCATTGTAAATCAAAAGTCACCTCACCCAGGATGGGACAATATCACTTATAATATTTTCGAAGTTCCACAAAGTGATGGAAATTTAACAACAAGACTTTCCAAAGTTATACAAAGCAACTATGTAAAATTAATACTACAGATAAAAATACAAAACAAAGAACATCTAAAAGAATTTTTACACAAAATAGAAAGACTCGGAGGAGAAGGAGTAGTCATACGGGATGGATCACTCCCCTACTTCACTGGACGAGGGAAAAATGCTTCTAAAGTAAAAAGCTACATTGATGATGAATGTATTGTTGTTGGATACAACAGAGGCAATGGAAAGTTTCAAGATATGGTCGGTTCTCTCTCTTGCAGACTAAAAGATAAAAGAGTTATTAAGATAGGAAGTGGATTGAGTGAAAAAGAGCGAGTAAATCCTCCAAAAATTGGAACACTTATAACTTTTAAATATTATGGTTTGACTTCAAAAGGAAATCCTAGATTTCCCGTGTTTATGAGAGTAAGAGAATTAACTACTTCGACTGACTCCCATGAGTAA
- a CDS encoding ComEA family DNA-binding protein codes for MFALVDLNNATAAELLQLNGIGKAKSQKIINYRELNTCFKSLDELGNIEGISKKLIASNRSNITLGICAIVKDKENTSSSAIKDVLLDPVNIIFVIFIFILALLDIKTGKDFKSQIVSIGVLGTFVGIFIGLQGFNPTDIVNSVNEILVGLKTAFFTSIVGMGVSTILSITQKLKANSEN; via the coding sequence TTGTTTGCTCTTGTAGATTTAAACAATGCTACAGCTGCTGAGCTTTTACAATTAAATGGTATAGGAAAAGCAAAATCTCAAAAAATTATAAACTACAGGGAACTAAATACTTGCTTTAAAAGTTTAGATGAACTTGGAAATATTGAAGGTATTAGCAAGAAGTTAATCGCTAGCAATAGATCTAATATAACTCTTGGCATTTGTGCAATAGTTAAAGATAAAGAGAACACTTCAAGTTCAGCCATAAAAGATGTTCTGCTAGACCCTGTAAATATCATCTTTGTCATATTTATTTTTATACTTGCACTACTTGATATAAAAACAGGTAAAGACTTTAAGAGTCAAATCGTAAGCATTGGCGTACTAGGTACATTTGTTGGTATATTTATAGGTCTGCAAGGTTTTAATCCTACTGATATAGTGAATAGTGTCAATGAAATTCTAGTTGGGCTAAAAACAGCATTTTTCACCTCTATAGTTGGTATGGGAGTGTCAACAATACTCTCTATCACTCAAAAGCTAAAGGCTAACTCTGAAAACTAG
- a CDS encoding OmpA family protein, whose translation MSISDMMSGLMLVFLFIAISFMIEVEKEKQGMKDIAISYRDTKANLNEALYSEFENDLEAWGATITQENSITFNSPEVLFEVSKSNIKNDFKTILEEFFVRYVKVLTSKEYKDEIKELRVEGHTSDKWGNILSEKEIYLKNMQLSQSRAYEVLSYCYSLEDETIKENRTWLEKHFRANGMAFSKLKKNDKARRVEFSIQMKSEDKVYEILK comes from the coding sequence ATGAGTATATCTGACATGATGTCAGGACTCATGCTAGTTTTTTTGTTCATAGCTATAAGTTTTATGATAGAGGTTGAAAAAGAAAAGCAAGGAATGAAAGATATAGCCATCTCATACAGAGACACAAAAGCAAATCTAAATGAAGCTCTTTACTCTGAGTTTGAAAATGATCTGGAAGCTTGGGGTGCTACTATCACACAAGAAAACAGCATCACATTCAATTCTCCAGAAGTTCTGTTTGAAGTAAGTAAAAGTAATATCAAAAATGACTTTAAAACCATTTTGGAAGAGTTTTTCGTAAGATATGTAAAAGTTTTAACTTCAAAAGAGTATAAAGATGAGATAAAAGAACTAAGAGTAGAGGGACACACATCTGATAAGTGGGGAAATATCCTATCTGAAAAAGAGATATATCTTAAAAATATGCAACTTTCACAAAGCCGCGCCTATGAAGTTCTCTCCTACTGTTACTCTTTAGAAGATGAAACTATAAAAGAAAATAGAACTTGGCTAGAAAAACATTTCAGAGCGAATGGAATGGCGTTTTCTAAGTTAAAAAAGAATGATAAAGCCAGACGTGTTGAGTTTAGCATCCAGATGAAAAGTGAAGATAAGGTTTATGAGATATTAAAATAG
- a CDS encoding GIY-YIG nuclease family protein, with amino-acid sequence MKQGYVYIMTNKKDGTLYVGVTSNLVRRVYEHKNGLVDGFTKKYNLKQLVYFEVYDDISEAIKQEKQLKAGSRKKKKVELIVSVNESWDDLYGSIT; translated from the coding sequence ATGAAGCAAGGCTATGTCTATATAATGACAAACAAAAAAGATGGAACACTCTATGTAGGTGTAACTAGTAACCTTGTAAGACGAGTTTATGAACATAAAAACGGATTAGTAGATGGTTTTACAAAAAAATACAACTTAAAACAGCTAGTATATTTTGAAGTATATGACGATATTAGTGAAGCTATAAAACAAGAGAAGCAGTTAAAAGCAGGTTCAAGGAAGAAGAAGAAGGTAGAGCTAATAGTTTCTGTAAATGAGTCTTGGGATGATTTGTATGGGAGTATAACCTAG
- a CDS encoding ATP-binding protein: MNLLLKIIMHSVPFVPVIEKLKTTLEIGDGRTLKEYFIKLEDAGIIKLLMKSSSKGLQQLEKPEKIYLDNTNLLGIAESNIGTLRETFFLNAVAEVHNVTYPKKGDFLIDNNFLFEVGGRNKGFTQIKDIPNSYLACDDLEIGYGNKIPLWFFGFLY, encoded by the coding sequence ATGAATTTACTTTTGAAAATTATAATGCACTCAGTTCCTTTTGTGCCTGTAATTGAAAAACTAAAAACTACTCTAGAAATTGGTGATGGAAGAACACTTAAAGAGTATTTTATAAAACTTGAAGATGCCGGAATCATAAAACTTTTAATGAAGTCATCTTCAAAAGGGCTCCAGCAATTAGAAAAACCAGAAAAAATTTATCTAGATAATACCAATTTACTAGGTATTGCAGAAAGTAATATTGGGACACTCCGAGAAACATTTTTCCTAAATGCTGTAGCAGAAGTTCACAATGTAACTTATCCAAAAAAAGGAGATTTCTTGATAGACAATAATTTCTTATTTGAAGTTGGTGGACGAAATAAGGGGTTTACTCAAATAAAAGATATTCCTAATAGTTACCTTGCCTGTGATGATCTTGAAATAGGTTATGGTAACAAGATTCCACTTTGGTTTTTTGGCTTTTTATACTAG
- a CDS encoding Fic family protein — translation MKNKQQWIWLHQDYPKFHYNIHKLLPKVTQIAQNIGQVKALISLLDTDSQNTIKVDLYTNEIVSTSAIEGEKLSRESVRSSIRKKLDSPFDTVHDKSTDHTDALADILMDTLLNAAPLELERLHKWHIALLSHTPSNFNKVKLGEFRDYDDMQIVSGPIGKEKVHYVGLPHGRISEDIKSFIEYINNSKDDMYIKSAVAHLWFVTIHPYDDGNGRIARIISDYIVSQSFGLEYKYFSISTAIASDRKNYYEKLEMSQNLTDNPSLDCTSWIAWYLDRFNDSLQETLNSIDKVMSKTKFWDKVRHVTLNQRQIKVLSKLLEYNAGEFQGSLTTKKYVAITKTSLATAKRDMQELLKYGCLYQIEGTQGRNIKYDLLYE, via the coding sequence ATGAAAAATAAACAACAGTGGATTTGGCTACATCAGGACTATCCAAAGTTTCACTATAACATTCATAAACTTCTTCCTAAAGTTACACAAATAGCTCAAAATATTGGTCAAGTAAAGGCTCTTATCAGTTTACTTGATACAGATTCTCAGAACACTATAAAAGTAGATCTCTATACTAATGAAATAGTATCAACTTCTGCGATTGAAGGAGAGAAGCTCTCAAGAGAGAGTGTAAGGTCATCAATAAGAAAAAAATTAGATTCACCATTTGATACAGTACATGATAAGTCAACTGATCACACCGATGCACTTGCTGATATACTTATGGATACACTTTTAAATGCAGCACCTCTTGAGTTAGAGCGTTTACATAAATGGCATATTGCACTTTTATCTCATACACCAAGTAATTTTAACAAAGTCAAACTTGGAGAATTTCGAGACTATGACGATATGCAAATTGTCTCTGGACCGATAGGCAAAGAGAAGGTACATTATGTAGGGTTGCCCCATGGAAGAATTAGTGAGGACATTAAGTCCTTTATAGAATATATAAATAACTCTAAAGACGATATGTATATCAAAAGTGCAGTAGCTCATTTATGGTTTGTAACTATCCACCCTTATGATGATGGTAATGGTAGAATAGCAAGAATCATAAGTGATTATATAGTATCTCAAAGTTTTGGATTAGAATATAAATATTTTTCTATTTCTACAGCTATTGCGAGTGATCGTAAAAATTATTATGAAAAGTTAGAAATGTCTCAAAACCTTACAGATAATCCAAGCCTAGATTGCACATCTTGGATAGCTTGGTATTTAGATAGATTTAATGATTCACTTCAAGAAACACTAAATTCTATAGATAAAGTTATGAGTAAAACAAAATTTTGGGATAAGGTAAGACATGTTACTCTTAATCAACGCCAAATAAAAGTACTTAGTAAATTATTAGAATATAATGCAGGTGAGTTTCAAGGTTCTCTAACAACTAAAAAATATGTAGCAATAACAAAAACTTCATTAGCAACTGCAAAAAGAGATATGCAAGAGCTTCTAAAATATGGATGCTTATATCAAATTGAAGGCACACAAGGAAGAAATATTAAATATGACCTTCTGTATGAATGA
- a CDS encoding MarR family EPS-associated transcriptional regulator codes for MNHEELELTILKNVEEMHSQKSLASEIGFSVGKVNYVLKALVDKGFVKADVFLNSQNKRKYTYLLTDEGIKEKMTLTKKFIVRKKAEYEELQSELEADKVKWGGAS; via the coding sequence TTGAACCACGAAGAGCTAGAGCTTACTATACTTAAGAATGTTGAAGAGATGCATTCTCAAAAGTCTTTGGCTAGCGAGATAGGCTTTAGCGTTGGAAAAGTCAACTATGTTTTAAAAGCTCTTGTAGACAAAGGTTTTGTAAAAGCGGATGTGTTTTTAAACTCTCAAAACAAGAGAAAGTATACTTACCTTCTAACCGATGAGGGTATAAAAGAGAAGATGACTCTTACAAAAAAGTTTATAGTGAGAAAAAAAGCTGAGTATGAAGAGCTTCAAAGTGAACTCGAAGCTGATAAAGTTAAATGGGGGGGGGCAAGTTAA
- a CDS encoding KilA-N domain-containing protein produces the protein MAKIKVLDQDITIVKVNDEDFISLTDMLKSKDGEFFISDWLRNRNTIEYLGIWEKIHNPSFNYGEYATIVSQSGLNSYKVSVKEWTSKTNAIGLIAKAGRYGGTYAHKDIAFEFGMWISAEFKIYLIKEFQRLKDDEQKKFGWDIKRNLTKINYRIHTDAIKENLIPKQLQKSQINFVYANEADILNVVLFGMTAKQWNESNPDLKGNIRDQAGMYQLVCLANLESLNTHFINENITQEQRVQKLNEVAIKQMSILLDDSNMQKLENK, from the coding sequence ATGGCTAAGATAAAAGTTTTAGATCAGGACATCACTATCGTAAAAGTGAATGATGAAGATTTTATATCTTTAACAGATATGCTTAAATCTAAAGATGGAGAGTTCTTCATATCTGATTGGCTTAGAAATAGGAATACTATAGAGTATTTGGGCATATGGGAAAAAATCCACAATCCAAGTTTTAATTATGGCGAATATGCCACAATTGTGTCACAGTCTGGTTTAAATAGCTACAAAGTTAGTGTAAAAGAGTGGACATCAAAAACAAATGCGATTGGTTTGATAGCTAAAGCTGGAAGGTATGGCGGTACATATGCTCATAAAGATATAGCATTTGAATTTGGAATGTGGATCAGTGCTGAGTTTAAAATATATCTTATAAAAGAGTTCCAAAGACTAAAAGATGATGAACAAAAGAAATTTGGCTGGGACATCAAAAGAAACCTAACAAAGATAAACTATAGAATCCACACAGATGCTATAAAAGAGAACTTAATACCTAAGCAGTTACAGAAATCTCAAATCAACTTTGTTTACGCAAACGAAGCTGACATACTAAACGTAGTGCTATTTGGAATGACTGCAAAACAGTGGAATGAATCAAATCCAGACCTAAAAGGCAACATCAGAGACCAAGCAGGTATGTACCAGCTAGTATGTTTAGCTAACTTGGAATCTTTAAACACGCATTTTATAAATGAAAACATAACTCAAGAACAAAGAGTACAAAAGTTAAATGAAGTAGCCATTAAACAGATGAGTATACTCTTAGATGATAGTAACATGCAAAAACTGGAGAATAAATAA